One Aspergillus oryzae RIB40 DNA, chromosome 2 genomic window carries:
- a CDS encoding uncharacterized protein (predicted protein), with protein sequence MIGLWIKGDQAARDSAMNFHRKLLSAIEAQRSQWYISNSTPRCSNDTPWPMATYQSILLQLIFAVLVAKQEAPLDLNLRFQLPDTKYQLLTSLVETCRELGLFSYPNMLAKHHSSAPIALVWVNVEEIKRFGLALYKICRLCTRSALAGTTDSDSSDMRSELLTLSDLDFCMPDSDEMWNAPSSIGAESIRSAIFHQACRDNRDTDNWISQTSGKLYDSRVGLDWI encoded by the exons ATGATTGGGCTGTGGATCAAAGGCGACCAAGCGGCACGGGACTCGGCGATGAATTTCCATCGTAAGTTGCTTTCTGCGATTGAAGCTCAACGG AGTCAATGGTATATATCGAACTCGACGCCACGTTGCAGCAATGACACGCCCTGGCCCATGGCGACCTACCAGAGTATCCTTCTGCAGCTTATATTCGCTGTACTTGTAGCCAAACAAGAGGCTCCTCTTGATTTGAACCTGCGCTTTCAACTGCCGGACACCAAATATCAACTCCTTACATCTCTCGTGGAAACCTGTCGCGAGCTTGGTTTGTTCTCCTATCCGAATATGCTTGCTAAGCACCACTCCTCGGCGCCGATAGCACTCGTATGGGTGAACGTGGAAGAGATCAAGCGTTTCGGATTGGCGCTATATAAGATCTGTCGACTCTGTACTCGGAGTGCCTTGGCCGGCACGACCGACAGCGATAGTAGTGACATGAGAAGTGAGCTTCTAACTCTGTCAGACCTGGACTTTTGCATGCCGGATAGTGACGAAATGTGGAACGCTCCATCGAGTATTGGAGCTGAATCAATTCGAAGTGCTATTTTCCACCAGGCATGTAGGGATAATCGAGATACCGACAACTGGATATCCCAGACATCGGGGAAATTGTACGATTCTCGTGTCGGCCTTGACTGGATATAG
- a CDS encoding cytochrome P450 (predicted protein), with protein MYRDFESNLSLLLVDTLPWLTCRKAWKGREQLVQAFIQFYQADGHLSASSLAYSRWKAQQEAGASLEDIARLEILTGIGILSNTVPSCFWLLFDILSRPELLSAIQDEIHQNALSIDSTGTHTLDLADIRGKCPTLLSSFQETLRTRSNSGQVRVIYQDTLLNDRWLLKAGSTLLIPAPSINKNNSTWGSDAGDFDSQRFTKIAHQTHKKSKASGFLSFGLSPHICAGRHFATGEILALVALLLVRYDIRPIQGSWTEPKTNAKAVAASLPPAAEKFMVTAVERPEYKGLEWRTTVTPGKGTYGLIIGLDIYLQLSSVGEEMRRG; from the exons ATGTATAGGGATTTTGAATCAAACCTAAGCCTGCTACTCGTCGACACCCTTCCCTGGCTTACATGCCGAAAAGCCTGGAAAGGTAGAGAACAGCTGGTACAGGCTTTTATTCAATTCTACCAAGCGGATGGCCATCTTTCTGCGTCTTCTTTAGCTTATTCTCGATGGAAGGCTCAGCAAGAGGCCGGCGCAAGCCTGGAGGACATTGCAAGATTAGAAATACTTACGGGGATTGGAATCCTGTCCAATACGGTCCCATCCTGTTTTTGGCTGCTCTTTGACATACTATCTCGCCCTGAGCTATTAAGCGCCATACAAGATGAGATTCATCAGAATGCGCTCTCCATCGACTCGACAGGAACCCATACCCTGGATTTAGCAGATATCCGGGGAAAGTGCCCGACACTTCTCTCGTCATTCCAGGAGACCCTTAGAACGCGATCTAATTCCGGTCAGGTCCGTGTGATATACCAAGATACACTATTAAATGATCGCTGGCTCTTGAAGGCAGGTTCAACCCTCCTGATTCCTGCGCCATCCATCAATAAGAATAACTCAACGTGGGGATCGGACGCCGGGGACTTTGACTCGCAGCGCTTTACCAAAATCGCTCACCAAACGCACAAGAAATCGAAAGCATCCGGGTTTTTATCCTTCGGTCTATCTCCACATATTTGCGCTGGGCGCCATTTTGCAACCGGAGAGATCTTGGCTCTCGTTGCGTTACTTCTTGTGCGATATGATATTCGTCCCATCCAGGGCTCTTGGACTGAACCTAAAACGAATGCGAAGGCAGTCGCTGCATCGCTTCCCCCGGCAGCTGAAAAGTTCATGGTGACTGCAGTCGAAAGACCGGAATATAAGGGGCTAGAATGGAGGACGACTGTGACTCCTGGGAAGGGGACGTATGGCCTGATAATTGG CCTTGATATCTATCTTCAACTGTCCAGCG TCGGTGAGGAAATGCGGAGGGGCTGA
- a CDS encoding putative 2-ketogluconate transporter (permease of the major facilitator superfamily), translated as MTDARPPSAGEPQVHQATSPNPEMNDLKKDISHVERVLSPNDKDAVDYSRVDNELQDYANRGRVEIDEATSRQLRRKIDRRVLVIMIITYFLQALDKGTMSFASIMGIREDTHLRGQEYSWLTTCIYIAVLIVEYPTNWILQRVPIAKYLGINICLWGATLALHAACHNFAGLVTVRTFLGIFEAVCQPSFVILSGMWYKREEQADTVTYWYMMNGGQQIVGGLLAYCFGLIGKDKAIHSWQALFISYGCLSVLWGLFVLWWMPDSPMRAKCFTEEEKHLMVERVRANQTGMQNKKFRSYQMWEAFCDPQMWCYCAIQVFTTLPTSGLGSFANIIITGFNFTELQTQLLAMVLGFYIIIVLMSSAWLVKKTQQNLLVMLGFMIPSYVGTIVLMTVENKNLATKAGLLISYYITLSFWSAQGLCLSMVSRNIAGATKKSTVVAATFVSWAVGNAIGPQVFLSNDAPRYFIAFGVHLGCYTAMCLAVIFLRFYLMAQNKKKDRMLQEAGVNPAMADNLDHAFEDRTDRENLHFRYIY; from the exons ATGACAGACGCAAGACCCCCATCCGCTGGTGAACCCCAGGTCCACCAGGCCACCTCTCCCAACCCTGAGATGAACGACCTGAAGAAAGACATCTCTCACGTCGAGCGGGTGCTTTCTCCCAATGACAAAGATGCCGTGGACTATTCCCGTGTCGACAATGAGCTCCAGGATTATGCAAACCGCGGGCGGGTAGAAATCGATGAAGCCACCAGTCGACAACTGCGGCGCAAGATTGATCGTCGCGTACtggtgatcatgatcatAACATATTTCTTACAAGCCCTGGATAAAGGCACAATGTCCTTCGCATCCATTATGGGTATTCGCGAGGATACTCACCTACGCGGTCAGGAG TACTCCTGGTTGACGACCTGTATCTACATTGCTGTCCTGATAGTGGAGTATCCAACGAACTGGATCCTCCAGCGAGTCCCCATCGCCAAATACCTTGGCATTAATATCTGCCTTTGGGGTGCCACTCTGGCACTCCACGCGGCTTGCCACAACTTTGCCGGTCTAGTCACAGTGCGTACCTTCTTAGGTATCTTCGAAGCTGTCTGCCAGCCTTCATTTGTGATCCTCTCGGGAATGTGGTATAAGAGAGAGGAACAAGCTGACACCGTCACATACTG GTACATGATGAACGGAGGTCAGCAGATTGTCGGGGGTCTGCTAGCATACTGTTTCGGTTTGATCGGTAAAGACAAAGCCATTCACTCATGGCAAGCGCTTTTCATTTCATACGGATGCCTTTCAGTACTCTGGGGTTTGTTCGTCCTCTGGTGGATGCCCGATTCACCTATGCGGGCCAAGTGCttcaccgaagaagaaaagcattTGATGGTCGAGCGTGTTCGTGCCAACCAAACGGGTATGCAAAACAAGAAGTTCCGGAGCTACCAGATGTGGGAAGCCTTCTGTGATCCGCAAATGTGGTGTTACTGCGCGATCCAGGTTTTCACTACGCTTCCCACTAGTGGTCTGGGTTCCTTTGCCAACATTATTATCACTGGCTTCAACTTCACCGAGCTGCAAACTCAGTTGTTAGCTATGGTCCTGGGTTTCTATATCATTATCGTCCTGATGTCGTCCGCATGGTTGGTGAAGAAGACTCAGCAGAACTTGCTTGTCATGCTGGGCTTTATGATCCC ATCATATGTCGGCACTATCGTCCTAATGACAGTCGAAAATAAGAACTTGGCCACAAAGGCCGGTCTCCTCATCAGCTACTACATCACTCTGTCGTTCTGGTCCGCCCAGGGTCTCTGTCTCTCCATGGTCTCCCGGAACATTGCAGGAGCAACCAAAAAGTCGACCGTAGTCGCAGCCACCTTTGTCTCCTGGGCTGTCGGCAACGCCATTG GCCCGCAGGTTTTCCTGTCCAACGACGCGCCCCGCTACTTCATTGCCTTCGGTGTCCATCTCGGATGTTACACTGCCATGTGCCTGGCCGTGATTTTCCTTCGCTTTTACCTCATGGCGcagaataagaagaaggaccgCATGTTGCAGGAGGCTGGAGTTAACCCTGCCATGGCTGACAACCTTGACCACGCTTTTGAGGACCGGACGGACCGGGAGAATCTTCACTTCAGATATATCTATTAG
- a CDS encoding MBL fold metallo-hydrolase (predicted protein) produces the protein MAPTLNITHIGTATAILEINGVNFLTDPFFSPAGTTWDLGIAVLKVTEDPALRLNQLPVIDAVLLSHEDHPDNLDDLGRQLLDGRRVFTTVDGAKNLAPRPAVHGMKPWEEIDSIIAGKKFKIIATPTKHVPGDECTGFIITGEDFGHHHDGLPNAIYFTGDTVYIEELDSIADRYHVCAAVMNLGNAHAPNKEDPNGPLMQITMGGKDGARLFRALKADVLVPMHYESWGHFTQFGDELRQAFEDEGISDKVCWLKGGEEVSVL, from the coding sequence ATGGCTCCCACTCTTAACATCACCCACATCGGCACAGCCACAGCCATCCTCGAGATCAACGGCGTCAACTTCCTGACAgaccctttcttttctccagcCGGTACCACCTGGGACCTGGGCATTGCAGTCCTGAAAGTGACAGAAGACCCTGCCCTCCGCCTCAACCAACTCCCCGTGATAGACGCCGTACTTCTAAGCCACGAAGATCACCCCGACAACCTAGACGACCTGGGCCGTCAACTCCTAGACGGACGCCGCGTCTTCACCACCGTCGACGGGGCTAAGAATCTCGCCCCTCGTCCCGCCGTGCACGGCATGAAGCCCTGGGAAGAAATTGACAGCATTATCGCCGGCAAGAAATTCAAGATAATTGCAACCCCGACCAAGCACGTCCCTGGAGACGAATGCACCGGCTTCATTATCACCGGAGAAGACTTTGGACATCACCATGACGGTCTCCCCAACGCAATCTACTTTACGGGTGATACTGTCTATATCGAAGAATTGGACTCTATCGCGGATCGATATCACGTCTGTGCTGCTGTGATGAACTTGGGGAATGCTCATGCTCCTAACAAGGAGGATCCGAATGGTCCACTCATGCAGATTACCATGGGTGGCAAGGATGGTGCTAGGTTATTCCGTGCCCTTAAGGCCGATGTTCTTGTTCCGATGCACTATGAATCTTGGGGGCATTTTACTCAGTTTGGGGATGAGCTGCGTCAGGCTTTTGAGGATGAGGGTATCAGTGATAAGGTCTGTTGGTTGAAGGGAGGCGAGGAGGTTTCGGTTCTTTAG
- a CDS encoding glycoside hydrolase family 88/105 protein (predicted unsaturated glucuronyl hydrolase involved in regulation of bacterial surface properties, and related proteins): MSSNTSPPQVRDTVNRLIHNLVNIKDETGRFLMPLADGRIIDTKSWHGWEWTHGIGLYGIWKYYEQTGDPELLKIIEDWFAARFAEGGTTKNINTMAVFLTLAYVYEKTGNITYLPWLDAWAEWAMHDLPRTRYGGLQHATYLTDNYQQLWDDTLMMTVMPLAKIGKLLNRPEYIAEAKRQFLLHIKYLFDTKTGLFYHGWTFEDGGHNFAQARWARGNSWITIVIPEFIELLELEPTDPIRVHLIDTLEAQCEALQRLQNESGSWHTLLDHSDSYVESSATAGFAYGILKAVRKRYISAEYKPVAEKAIAAVVGHVDGDGELQNTSFGTGMGDTLQFYKDIPLTSMPYGQAMAIMALGEHLRGFL; encoded by the coding sequence ATGTCGTCCAATACTTCCCCTCCGCAGGTGCGCGACACCGTCAACCGTCTCATTCATAACctcgtcaacatcaaagaTGAGACCGGCCGATTCCTTATGCCGTTGGCAGACGGTCGCATTATCGATACCAAGTCCTGGCATGGCTGGGAATGGACCCACGGCATCGGGTTGTACGGTATCTGGAAATACTACGAACAGACCGGTGATCCtgaattattaaaaattaTTGAAGACTGGTTTGCCGCCCGGTTTGCCGAGGGCGGCACCaccaagaatatcaacactATGGCTGTGTTCCTCACACTGGCCTACGTCTATGAAAAGACCGGCAACATCACCTATCTCCCCTGGCTAGACGCCTGGGCCGAATGGGCCATGCACGACCTGCCTCGGACGCGCTACGGCGGTCTGCAGCACGCCACCTATCTCACAGACAACTACCAGCAGCTCTGGGATGACACCTTGATGATGACCGTCATGCCCCTCGCAAAGATCGGAAAGCTACTAAACCGCCCCGAGTACATCGCCGAAGCTAAGCggcaattcctcctccacatcaaATACCTATTCGACACCAAGACCGGACTATTCTACCACGGATGGACCTTCGAAGACGGCGGCCACAACTTCGCGCAGGCGCGATGGGCCCGCGGTAACAGCTGGatcaccatcgtcatcccAGAATTTATTGAGTTGCTCGAGCTTGAGCCCACAGACCCCATTCGGGTCCACCTCATCGACACGCTTGAAGCACAATGCGAGGCGCTCCAGCGTCTCCAGAACGAGTCTGGCTCCTGGCACACTCTCCTTGACCACTCAGACTCCTATGTCGAGTCATCTGCCACCGCCGGATTCGCATATGGTATCCTGAAGGCAGTGCGCAAGCGGTACATCTCCGCGGAATACAAGCCCGTCGCCGAAAAGGCGATCGCGGCTGTAGTAGGGCACGTGGATGGCGACGGCGAGTTGCAGAACACGAGTTTCGGGACGGGAATGGGTGATACCCTGCAGTTTTATAAGGATATCCCCCTCACGTCTATGCCGTATGGCCAGGCCATGGCTATTATGGCTCTCGGCGAGCATTTGCGCGGATTCCTGTGA
- a CDS encoding MFS transporter (synaptic vesicle transporter SVOP and related transporters (major facilitator superfamily)) produces the protein MGFARDSEATDIFVNEPELTRSYTADAEGCTAQALEPAISKLPSLENSSGYEVYWEPEDPENPRLWPLWYKSVSIVTMSLGATVVSLFSTLYTSGIPGLEDEFHISKIIGLLGVFTYLLGMGLGTIITAPLSEVVGRRPVYLVSMTIFLLLILPSALARNIEAILISRFFGGLFGSAIMGNSPASVNDIVSDQHRALAFSIWSIGPTNGPVYGPIIGGFVFQYLGWRWTNWIVLIIGGAVLALMCLIKETYPPVILRKRAAKIRKETGDPKWWTRYDGGDDLSKRLKIGLSRPFIMLVTEPICIFWNSYIAIAYGILYLCFVAYPIAFQTERGWSPGIGGLSFIGIGSGVLITIACEPIFRKAINSHRKDPETGEIPPEAIASVVILGAILLAVGQLWFAWTCTPNVHWIVPILSGVPFGSGNACIFIYATSYMARSYGIYTASALAGNMFFRSIMGACLPLAGPSMYSALGLNWASTLLGLVETVCISIPVVFYFYGRRIRKASPMIQAMERMQAAT, from the exons ATGGGTTTTGCTCGTGACTCCGAGGCAACAGACATATTCGTCAACGAGCCGGAGCTGACTCGAAGCTATACAGCAGATGCAGAAGGCTGCACTGCTCAGGCGCTTGAACCCGCCATCTCCAAGCTGCCTAGCTTGGAAAACTCTTCGGGATATGAGGTCTACTGGGAACCTGAGGATCCCGAAAACCCTCGTCTCTGGCCGTTATGGTACAAAAGTGTCAGTATTGTAACGATGAGTCTTGGGGCAACAGTTGTCAGTCTTTTCAGCACCTTATATACTTCAGGAATCCCTGGTCTGGAGGATGAATTTCACATATCCAAAATTATCGGTCTTCTCGGTGTCTTTACCTACCTTCTCGGTATGGGGCTGGGAACTATTATCACCGCCCCACTGAGCGAAGTTGTCGGTCGACGACCGGTTTACTTAGTCTCCATGaccatttttctcttgttaATCCTTCCGAGCGCTTTGGCTCGTAATATAGAAGCGATATTAATTAGCAGGTTCTTCGGAGGTCTCTTTGGCAGTGCGATCATGGGCAACTCTCCAGCCTCAGTGAACGATATTGTCTCTGATCAACATCGCGCTCTGGCTTTCAGTATCTGGTCGATTGGGCCTACAAATGGTCCCGTCTATGGTCCGATCATCGGTGGTTTCGTTTTCCAGTATCTGGGCTGGAGGTGGACGAACTGGATTGTTCTGATCATCGGTGGTGCAGTTCTCGCTTTGATGTGTTTAATTAAGGAAACATACCCTCCGGTGATCCTCCGAAAGCGAGCAGCGAAAATCCGGAAAGAAACAGGAGATCCCAAGTGGTGGACGCGCTAcgatggtggagatgatTTGTCCAAACGACTTAAAATCGGTCTCAGCCGGCCATTCATTATGCTTGTGACCGAGCCCATCTG CATATTCTGGAACAGCTATATCGCAATCGCCTACGGCATTCTTTATCTGTGTTTCGTGGCCTACCCGATCGCCTTTCAGACAGAACGAGGCTGGTCACCTGGAATCGGCGGACTCTCCTTCATCGGCATCGGATCCGGTgtcctcatcaccatcgcATGCGAACCCATCTTCCGCAAGGCCATCAATAGCCACCGCAAGGACCCTGAAACCGGTGAGATACCTCCAGAGGCTATTGCCAGCGTTGTTATTCTTGGTGCAATCCTCCTCGCCGTTGGGCAGCTGTGGTTCGCCTGGACTTGTACACCAAATGTGCATTGGATCGTGCCAATTCTGTCCGGCGTCCCGTTTGGGTCCGGCAATGCATGCATTTTCATTTACGCCACTAGCTACATGGCCCGCTCGTACGGTATCTACACTGCTTCTGCGCTGGCGGGGAACATGTTCTTCCGCAGTATTATGGGCGCTTGTCTGCCGCTTGCGGGGCCGTCGATGTATAGTGCCCTGGGGCTAAATTGGGCCAGTACTTTGCTTGGCCTTGTGGAGACGGTGTGTATCTCTATTCCGGTTGTTTTCTACTTCTACGGGCGTAGGATTCGTAAGGCAAGTCCCATGATTCAggcgatggagaggatgcAGGCTGCGACATAA
- a CDS encoding cytochrome P450 (predicted protein): MDEFTISAGSLCLLSLVVGFIIQSVYRLFFHPLRKFPGPKLGAISHLVQGLCFANNPKGPVVRINPRELHINDPYYYEQIYAGSSRIREKDPRFIGVFTTPLPMVATVGHEHHRIRRGLLSSYFSRRALKKAELIIDQKVDRLLVRFHSAFKCHAVLPLQRVFAALAADIVSEYCYGASQGYLEQKVFQNQMIDAVNYVMSMCHINKSIPIIPKLLRCVPVGLMEKLGLQMADVIGVRNLIRRQAAKSLDKEWLSHDTNMLSKNVFDAIAAADVAPQEKTLRRLEEEGAALFGAGIETTARALTVAMFHLISDETMIRKLRDELKQVMLSPASRPTWAELEQLPYLTGVVNESLRLSFGLVARSPRVSPIESLAYGEYVIPPGVSRRHKSYNEVSQLLTFFMYQTPVSQSAYFVHMNPQVFPEPESFNPERWIKAAEKGQYLSRFLVAFSKGSRQCLGMNLAYAELYLTLARIVRLVDMKLVGTTIDNIRVGRDLGHPAPKAGNFKVKVEVMGIASKS; encoded by the exons atggaTGAATTTACAATTTCCGCGGGGAGCCTTTGTTTACTTTCGCTTGTAGTAGGCTTTATTATCCAGAGTGTTTACCGTCTGTTTTTCCACCCGCTTCGCAAGTTTCCAGGCCCTAAACTAGGGGCAATTTCTCATCT CGTACAAGGTCTGTGTTTTGCTAACAACCCTAAAGGGCCAGTCGTACGGATCAATCCGCGTGAACTCCATATTAATGATCCTTATTATTACGAACAAATCTATGCCGGTAGCTCGCGTATCCGAGAAAAAGATCCCAGATTCATTGGCGTGTTTACGACACCTTTACCGATGGTTGCAACAGTTGGTCATGAACACCATCGGATTCGCCGTGGCCTCTTGAGCAGCTACTTTTCGAGACGAGCattgaagaaggccgaaTTGATTATTGACCAAAAGGTAGACCGCTTGCTTGTACGCTTCCACTCCGCCTTTAAATGTCATGCAGTGTTGCCCTTGCAGCGTGTCTTTGCAGCTCTTGCGGCAGATATCGTCTCAGAGTACTGCTACGGGGCTAGCCAAGGATACCTGGAACAGAAAGTCTTTCAAAATCAGATGATCGATGCGGTCAATTATGTCATGTCCATGTGTCATATCAACAAGTCTATCCCTATTATTCCCAAGCTTCTTCGCTGCGTGCCGGTCGGGCTTATGGAGAAGTTGGGCCTTCAGATGGCCGATGTAATCGGAGTGAGGAACCTGATTCGTCGACAGGCGGCGAAGTCCCTTGACAAGGAGTGGTTGTCGCATGACACCAATATGCTGTCTAAGAATGTATTTGATGCTATAGCTGCCGCCGATGTCGCACCACAGGAGAAGACGCTGCGTCGActtgaagaggagggtgCGGCTCTCTTCGGTGCTGGAATTGAAACTACCGCAAGAGCCTTGACCGTCGCCATGTTTCATTTGATCAGTGATGAGACGATGATACGCAAGCTACGCGACGAGCTCAAGCAAGTCATGCTTTCTCCGGCCAGTCGACCAACCTGGGCTGAGCTGGAACAATTGCCGTATTTG ACTGGAGTAGTTAACGAGTCCCTGCGGCTCTCATTTGGGCTGGTGGCTCGCTCTCCTCGCGTTTCACCTATCGAATCATTAGCGTACGGTGAATACGTGATTCCACCTGGGGTAAGTAGGCGGCACAAAAGCTATAACGAGGTCAGTCAACTGCTAACATTCTTCATGTATCAGACACCAGTGAGCCAGTCAGCCTACTTTGTTCATATGAATCCCCAGGTTTTCCCGGAACCGGAATCTTTTAACCCTGAGAGATGGATCAAAGCCGCTGAGAAAGGACAGTATCTGAGCAGATTTCTTGTTGCATTCTCCAAGGGAAGCAGGCAATGTCTAGGGATGAA CTTGGCTTATGCTGAACTCTACTTAACACTAGCGAGAATCGTTCGTCTCGTTGATATGAAACTTGTGGGTACCACCATCGACAATATCCGGGTTGGACGGGACCTTGGCCATCCAGCCCCGAAGGCTGGTAACTTTAAAGTTAAGGTTGAAGTTATGGGGATTGCAAGTAAATCTTAA
- a CDS encoding uncharacterized protein (predicted protein), protein MSGSTTIVGLSVVAILASLLFTQRAKLDPREPPLVSSTIPLWETLSANFHHEYSQAKSLYHCISRLTPFRATESQHHVIQPALHSYGTAGRGYSKAWSAASPGGRTGRPGTCQENGGSDASCAPRQ, encoded by the exons ATGTCTGGTTCCACCACGATTGTGGGATTAAGCGTGGTCGCTATTCTCGCCTCCCTCCTGTTCACTCAGCGCGCCAAACTGGATCCCCGCGAGCCACCTCTTGTTTCAAGCACAATCCCACTG TGGGAAACACTCTCTGCCAATTTTCACCATGAGTATTCTCAAGCAAAGAGTTTATATCATTGCATCTCCAGACTTACTCCCTTCCGTGCGACAGAATCGCAGCACCATGTCATTCAACCCGCTCTTCACAGCTATGGCACAGCGGGCAGGGGGTATTCAAAAGCCTGGTCTGCAGCTTCTCCGGgaggaagaactgggagGCCAGGGACTTGCCAAGAAAACGGTGGAAGTGATGCGTCCTGCGCTCCTCGGCAATAA
- a CDS encoding uncharacterized protein (sterol reductase/lamin B receptor), giving the protein MAAAQLIDGLSGFASGKGHIQKTVITGQKALWGRRANVSGFSSLPSMLLMIGAPLLVLLISVALTHYDGSIARVLDDLYSHGALPFLMRYCPSLTTQGIIAYISWLVFQALLYQVLPGRIVSGPPTPGGYSLPYKVNGLWSWFASLAVFIGLVKAGRLDPTFVAVHQGELIIIANIYGFLITAASVAKSHLLTQNTRDIRFSGSIIHDFLSGVELNPRLGKYWDLKLFQIGRVGMNSWVLVDLSFAAMQYQKFGYLTNSMIVVNLLHALYVVDFFVNEDWYLSTIDIALDHFGFNLAWGSAVWLPVVYTTQAHYLAYHPVQFSGLQCTLLLVAGITGYVIFRSANHQKYRTRQSNGTNLIWGQKPSLIQATYQTADGSSHSSMLLHSGWWGLVRHPNYIGDLIFSFCTCAGCGFSHIVPWTYFFFMASLLIHRALRDDARCSSKYGDRWSIYCKIVPWRLIPGIF; this is encoded by the exons ATGGCCGCTGCACAGCTCATTGACGGGCTGTCCGGCTTTGCATCCGGAAAAGGCCATATTCAGAAAACAGTGATTACCGGTCAAAAGGCTCTCTGGGGCAGGCGAGCCAATGTTTCGGGCTTTTCTAGCCTTCCTAGTATGCTGTTGATGATCGGGGCGCCTCTCCTCGTGCTACTGATCTCTGTGGCTCTCACCCACTATGATGGCTCAATCGCAAGAGTGCTTGATGACTTGTATTCTCATGGCGCCCTCCCATTTCTCATGCGATATTGTCCATCTTTGACCACGCAGGGCATAATAGCGTACATCTCCTGGCTGGTCTTTCAAGCATTGTTATACCAAGTCCTCCCAGGGAGAATTGTGTCCGGTCCACCCACTCCCGggggatattctttgccaTATAAAGTCAATGGATTATGGTCCTGGTTTGCAAGCCTAGCTGTATTTATTGGCCTTGTCAAAGCAGGCAGGCTGGACCCGACCTTTGTCGCAGTGCATCAGGGTGAacttattattattgccAACATATATGGATTCTTGATCACGGCTGCGTCGGTGGCAAAGTCCCATTTATTGACCCAGAACACGAGGGATATTCGATTTAGCG GATCCATCATTCACGATTTCCTATCTGGAGTGGAACTTAACCCGCGCCTGGGCAAGTACTGGGACTTGAAACTTTTTCAGATTGGACGTGTTGGTATGAACAGCTGGGTACTTGT TGACTTATCCTTTGCTGCTATGCAATACCAGAAATTTGGCTACCTCACAAATTCTATGATAGTAGTTAATTTGCTACATGCCTTGTATGTGGTCGACTTTTTCGTCAATGAGGACTG GTATCTAAGCACGATAGATATTGCCCTGGACCACTTCGGTTTCAACTTGGCATGGGGCTCCGCCGTCTGGCTCCCAGTTGTTTATACTACTCAAGCACACTATCTGGCTTATCACCCCGTACAGTTTTCCGGGTTACAATGCACACTACTTCTAGTAGCCGGAATTACAGGTTATGTGATATTCCGTTCTGCAAATCATCAAAAGTACCGCACGCGCCAGTCAAACGGAACCAACTTGATCTGGGGCCAAAAACCTTCACTCATTCAAGCAACTTACCAAACAGCCGATGGCTCGTCGCATTCGTCTATGCTTCTACATTCCG GTTGGTGGGGATTGGTCCGTCATCCGAACTATATCGGAGATTTGATCTTCTCGTTTTGCACTTGTGCTGGATGTGGGTTTTCACATATAGTCCCTTGGAcatatttcttctttatgGCTAGTCTGCTTATTCATCGGGCTTTGAGAGATGACGCCCGTTGCTCGTCAAAGTATGGTGATCGATGGAGTATCTACTGTAAGATTGTGCCGTGGAGGTTAATTCCGGGGATCTTTTGA